In Rutidosis leptorrhynchoides isolate AG116_Rl617_1_P2 chromosome 2, CSIRO_AGI_Rlap_v1, whole genome shotgun sequence, one genomic interval encodes:
- the LOC139892003 gene encoding uncharacterized protein, with product MAMASHFMTFPKTQMVMKIKIVCRKKEKERDPYKVIEVTPPPTNLGTRCFPTNLQCGDGVTIEGQNYTISAVTHRYQLRKGKYEPSEKRLDVLSTGRYILNLYLDNLLEQS from the exons ATGGCAATGGCGTCCCACTTTATGACATTTCCCAAG ACACAAATGGTGATGAAGATAAAAATAGTTTGCAGAAAGAAGGAGAAAGAACGAGATCCTTATAAAGTCATCGAAGTCACACCTCCTCCTACAAACCTTGGCACTCGCTGTTTCCCTACT AACTTACAATGTGGAGATGGTGTGACAATCGAGGGCCAGAACTACACGATCTCAGCAGTGACACACAGATACCAACTCCGAAAAGGTAAATATGAACCTAGCGAGAAGCGGCTCGATGTACTCTCCACAGGAAGATACATATTGAACCTATATTTGGATAACTTATTAGAACAGTCTTGA